The following are encoded together in the Anaerostipes caccae L1-92 genome:
- a CDS encoding zinc-binding dehydrogenase, with product MKTKAVRLYGQEDIRLEEFELPPIKEDEILAEVVTDSLCMSSYKAAIQGEKHKKVPEDINENPIILGHEFCGVILSVGEKWKGQFQAGDKFVIQPNIGTKNGFAPGYSYPYAGGDATKIVLMNQIMENGSLLKYNGESFFEGSLVEPLSCVVGAFNAQYHHKKMYSYEHVMGVKENGNMAILGATGPMGFLAIDFALHGPKRPKLLAVTGRTESKLDLARKLYTEEEAEKQGIKLVYVNTGQMEDFSGPLRELTEDGRGFDDVFVFAPNEQMVTQGEKLLAFDGCLNFFSGPADTGFTAPVNFYNVHYNSTHFIGTSGGNTDDMKQSIELIEHKIVNVAKIATHVLGLDQVAETTKQLPNLGGGKKVVYTHRKFPLTEVDKLSEISDNKLKEGLGPILEKHGHLWSAEAEAYFLENAPEI from the coding sequence ATGAAGACAAAAGCAGTAAGACTGTACGGACAGGAAGATATAAGACTGGAAGAATTTGAACTTCCTCCGATCAAAGAGGATGAGATTCTTGCTGAGGTCGTGACAGACAGCCTTTGCATGTCCAGCTATAAGGCGGCGATACAGGGTGAAAAACATAAAAAGGTGCCGGAAGACATCAATGAAAATCCGATCATCCTGGGGCATGAATTCTGCGGAGTGATCCTTTCGGTAGGTGAAAAATGGAAAGGTCAGTTTCAGGCGGGTGACAAGTTTGTCATCCAGCCGAACATCGGGACGAAAAATGGTTTTGCTCCGGGGTATTCCTATCCTTATGCAGGGGGAGACGCCACAAAGATCGTGCTGATGAATCAGATCATGGAAAACGGTTCTCTTTTGAAATACAACGGGGAGTCCTTCTTTGAAGGCTCCCTGGTGGAACCGCTGTCCTGTGTGGTCGGAGCATTTAACGCACAGTACCATCACAAGAAGATGTACAGCTATGAACATGTCATGGGAGTCAAAGAAAATGGAAATATGGCGATCTTAGGGGCTACCGGTCCCATGGGATTCCTGGCTATTGACTTTGCGCTGCACGGCCCGAAGAGACCAAAACTGCTGGCGGTTACCGGCAGAACAGAATCTAAACTGGATCTTGCGAGGAAGCTGTATACAGAAGAAGAGGCAGAAAAACAGGGAATCAAACTTGTCTACGTCAATACGGGACAGATGGAAGACTTCAGCGGCCCTCTGCGGGAATTAACAGAAGACGGACGGGGATTTGATGATGTCTTTGTGTTTGCGCCGAATGAGCAGATGGTAACCCAGGGAGAGAAGCTTCTGGCCTTCGACGGATGCCTGAACTTCTTCTCAGGACCTGCCGACACCGGGTTTACGGCTCCTGTGAATTTTTACAATGTACATTATAATTCCACACATTTCATCGGTACAAGCGGAGGGAATACGGATGATATGAAGCAGTCGATCGAGCTGATCGAACATAAGATTGTGAATGTGGCAAAGATCGCAACCCATGTGCTTGGACTCGACCAGGTGGCTGAGACAACGAAGCAGCTTCCGAACCTTGGGGGAGGGAAAAAAGTCGTCTATACGCACAGGAAGTTTCCGCTGACCGAAGTTGACAAGCTCAGCGAAATAAGTGACAATAAATTAAAAGAAGGACTCGGTCCGATTCTTGAAAAACATGGTCACTTATGGAGCGCAGAAGCAGAAGCATACTTTTTAGAAAACGCTCCAGAGATTTGA
- a CDS encoding MurR/RpiR family transcriptional regulator, which produces MAKEATVRNQIFSAYDSLFDAEKKVADYLMNHQEKAIEMSVSELAAACEASQATIVRFCKKIGCNGYHHLKIKMAKEMREQDDHEFSNEISIDNIEQSLMNIMASKMEELKETLSSIDGKMLREIIDLILNAKVVEFTAMGNTIPIALDGSYKFNQLGIPAVGSTIWETQEAYARTMRKGDVMIAVSASGASRHLLNMANIAKENGVKVVAITNQAKSPLAEASDYTLVTATREQVFHDQVSFTRMAAMAVIDSLFLLLFSTKWDSFKNLTEHEQSVAEDKI; this is translated from the coding sequence ATGGCAAAGGAAGCAACGGTAAGGAATCAGATATTTTCTGCATATGACAGTTTGTTTGATGCCGAAAAGAAGGTTGCGGATTATCTGATGAATCATCAGGAAAAGGCAATCGAGATGTCAGTTTCTGAGCTGGCTGCGGCATGTGAGGCCAGCCAGGCTACGATCGTCCGGTTCTGTAAGAAAATCGGGTGCAACGGCTATCACCATCTGAAGATCAAGATGGCGAAGGAAATGCGGGAACAGGATGACCATGAGTTTTCTAATGAGATCAGTATCGACAATATCGAACAGTCACTGATGAATATTATGGCCAGCAAGATGGAGGAACTGAAAGAGACTCTGAGCAGCATCGACGGAAAGATGCTCAGGGAGATCATAGACCTGATCCTGAATGCCAAGGTAGTAGAGTTTACTGCCATGGGGAACACGATTCCGATCGCACTGGACGGATCTTATAAGTTCAATCAGCTCGGAATCCCGGCAGTCGGCTCTACCATCTGGGAAACCCAGGAAGCCTATGCGAGGACCATGAGAAAGGGTGATGTCATGATCGCCGTTTCCGCCTCCGGAGCTTCCAGACATCTGCTTAATATGGCCAACATTGCCAAGGAAAACGGAGTGAAAGTAGTTGCTATCACGAACCAGGCCAAGTCACCCCTTGCGGAGGCAAGTGACTATACGCTGGTGACCGCAACAAGGGAGCAGGTTTTCCACGATCAGGTCAGTTTTACAAGGATGGCTGCCATGGCAGTGATCGACAGCCTTTTCCTGCTGCTGTTTTCAACAAAGTGGGATTCTTTCAAAAACTTGACTGAACATGAACAGTCAGTGGCGGAAGATAAGATTTAA
- the modB gene encoding molybdate ABC transporter permease subunit — translation MLDLSPLWISLKVALPATIFTFVLGICAARTVVKLKHGQAVIDGLFTLPLVLPPTVVGFFLLLAFGKNSLVGQFFSQFGFSFIFSWQGAVIASTVVSFPLMYRTVRGAFEQINPEYLYAARTLGMTERKIFRKIMLPLAWPGILAGTILSFARALGEFGATIMIAGNIPGKTQTMSVAVYTAVQAGDRESAFLWVMIIVCFSFVMMLAMNFWTSFQVRLIRQKGAAK, via the coding sequence ATGCTGGATCTCTCCCCACTGTGGATTTCTTTAAAAGTAGCCTTGCCGGCTACCATCTTTACCTTCGTACTGGGCATCTGTGCTGCCCGGACTGTTGTAAAACTGAAGCACGGACAGGCTGTCATCGACGGCCTGTTCACTCTGCCTTTAGTTCTGCCCCCAACCGTCGTAGGTTTTTTCCTGCTGCTGGCTTTCGGGAAAAACAGCCTGGTGGGACAGTTCTTTTCCCAGTTTGGGTTTTCCTTTATATTTTCCTGGCAGGGGGCGGTCATCGCCTCCACTGTCGTCTCATTTCCGCTGATGTACCGCACGGTCCGCGGCGCCTTTGAACAGATCAATCCGGAATATCTGTATGCCGCCAGGACTCTTGGAATGACAGAGAGAAAAATATTCCGAAAGATCATGCTTCCCCTGGCATGGCCGGGCATCCTTGCAGGGACAATTCTTTCCTTTGCGCGGGCTCTCGGCGAATTCGGGGCCACCATCATGATCGCAGGCAATATCCCCGGAAAAACCCAGACCATGTCCGTGGCTGTTTACACGGCTGTGCAGGCAGGCGACCGTGAGAGTGCCTTTCTATGGGTCATGATCATCGTCTGTTTCTCCTTTGTGATGATGCTCGCCATGAATTTCTGGACATCTTTTCAAGTGCGCCTTATACGGCAGAAAGGAGCGGCAAAATGA
- a CDS encoding PTS system mannose/fructose/sorbose family transporter subunit IID translates to MSEEIKNTENTLTKKDRVSMFLRSNFQQASFNFERIHALGFAFDMVPAIKRLYHTKKEQSEALKRHMTFFNVTPACVGPVLGVTAALEETKANGADIDEGTIGSIKIGLMGPLCGVGDPIFWGTLRPITAAIGASMALTGNILGPLLFFVLFNAVRLAALYFGLEFGYKKGLDLVKNLAGNMLQKVTECASILGLFVMGALVSKWTTINVPLVVSKVTANGKTTVTTVQNILDQLMPGLLGLVLTLVVCRLLKKNISPILIIFILFAVGIIGYGLGILGA, encoded by the coding sequence ATGAGTGAAGAAATCAAAAACACAGAAAATACTTTAACAAAAAAAGACCGTGTCAGTATGTTTTTAAGGAGCAACTTCCAGCAGGCATCTTTTAACTTTGAGCGTATTCATGCTCTCGGATTTGCATTCGACATGGTGCCGGCCATCAAGAGACTTTATCACACAAAAAAGGAACAGTCAGAAGCGTTAAAGCGCCATATGACCTTCTTTAATGTAACTCCGGCCTGTGTCGGACCGGTACTTGGTGTGACAGCAGCGTTGGAGGAAACAAAGGCAAACGGTGCGGACATCGATGAGGGAACTATTGGAAGCATCAAAATCGGTCTGATGGGACCTCTGTGCGGAGTCGGTGATCCGATCTTCTGGGGAACCCTTCGTCCGATCACGGCAGCAATCGGTGCATCCATGGCATTGACAGGAAACATTTTAGGACCGTTATTATTCTTTGTACTTTTTAACGCAGTCCGTCTGGCCGCATTATACTTTGGCTTGGAGTTTGGTTACAAAAAGGGACTGGATCTTGTAAAGAATCTGGCAGGAAACATGCTTCAGAAAGTTACAGAGTGTGCTTCTATCTTAGGACTGTTCGTCATGGGCGCTTTGGTTTCAAAGTGGACGACCATCAACGTTCCGCTTGTTGTATCTAAGGTTACCGCAAACGGAAAGACAACAGTCACAACCGTGCAGAACATTTTAGACCAGCTTATGCCGGGGCTGCTGGGACTTGTTTTGACCTTAGTTGTCTGCCGCCTGTTAAAGAAGAATATCAGTCCGATCCTGATCATCTTTATCTTATTTGCAGTCGGCATCATCGGTTACGGATTAGGAATTTTAGGAGCATAG
- a CDS encoding CDC27 family protein yields the protein MDKKLKAVLIAVLVIVLGGAGFLGYEYVTQKLTANDGIEMLSKGEYQKAYEAFEKAGGKKTILWTNQKNDVMFYQAESLYRLKRYKDAIRIYDRIIEKKPQGRAYEWKALCYMGLGQEEQALEVCSEGIRSLPSEGESYYAKYSILAKQEKYDEGLSVVGEALKQNLTTKKKDLMFARISLYEAKFDFKTAYRYAKEYVKAYPDDEKGKKEATFLETR from the coding sequence ATGGATAAGAAATTAAAAGCAGTCCTGATCGCGGTCCTGGTTATTGTTCTCGGCGGTGCGGGATTTCTCGGATATGAGTATGTGACTCAGAAGCTTACGGCGAATGACGGAATCGAGATGCTCTCCAAAGGGGAATACCAGAAAGCGTATGAGGCATTTGAAAAAGCAGGAGGTAAAAAGACCATCCTGTGGACAAACCAGAAAAATGATGTGATGTTTTACCAGGCGGAATCGCTCTATCGGCTGAAGCGTTATAAAGATGCCATCCGTATCTATGACCGGATCATAGAGAAAAAGCCGCAGGGCAGGGCTTATGAATGGAAAGCACTTTGTTACATGGGATTGGGGCAGGAAGAACAGGCACTGGAGGTCTGCAGTGAAGGGATTCGTTCTCTGCCATCAGAAGGAGAGAGTTATTATGCCAAGTATAGTATTCTGGCAAAGCAGGAGAAGTACGATGAAGGGCTTTCTGTTGTCGGTGAAGCGCTGAAGCAGAATCTTACCACAAAGAAAAAAGATCTGATGTTTGCAAGGATCAGTCTTTATGAAGCAAAGTTTGACTTTAAAACAGCATACCGTTATGCAAAAGAATATGTAAAAGCCTATCCGGACGATGAAAAAGGGAAAAAAGAGGCTACATTTCTGGAGACCAGATAG
- a CDS encoding mannose/fructose/sorbose PTS transporter subunit IIB, whose amino-acid sequence MKINLCRIDDRLIHGQVATVWAKEANAERIIVCSDEVAKDDIRKTLLLQVGPPGIKVSVVDIAKAIRVYNNPKYENDTVFLLFTCPQDVLRMIEGGVPITSVNIGGMAFKTGKEQITKAVSVDESDKDAFRKMHERGVELEIRPVATDNKIDLMTKI is encoded by the coding sequence ATGAAAATCAATTTATGCAGGATCGATGACAGACTGATTCACGGACAGGTAGCAACTGTCTGGGCAAAAGAGGCGAATGCGGAAAGAATCATCGTGTGCAGTGACGAGGTGGCAAAGGACGATATCAGAAAGACACTGCTTTTACAGGTGGGGCCTCCGGGAATCAAAGTCAGCGTTGTCGATATCGCCAAAGCAATTCGTGTTTACAACAATCCTAAATATGAAAATGATACTGTGTTTTTATTATTTACATGTCCGCAGGATGTATTAAGAATGATCGAAGGCGGTGTGCCGATCACAAGTGTCAACATCGGAGGAATGGCTTTCAAAACAGGAAAAGAACAAATTACAAAAGCTGTGTCTGTGGATGAAAGCGATAAGGATGCTTTCCGCAAAATGCATGAGAGAGGCGTAGAGCTGGAAATCCGTCCGGTAGCCACAGACAATAAAATCGACTTAATGACAAAAATCTGA
- a CDS encoding PTS mannose/fructose/sorbose transporter subunit IIC produces the protein MGLSGIQIVLLFIVSCIVGMGSVLDSFQTHRPLIACTLVGIILGDVKTGVMLGGTLEMIALGWMNIGAAQSPDSALASVISTILVIVGNQSVSAGIAIALPVAVAGQVLTVLARTVTIFFQHAADKYAEDANFKMIDICHITALAVQALRVAIPCLLVSMVVSPTGVQSMLNMIPDVITTGLSVAGGFIVVVGYAMVLNMMGAKYLMPFFFLGFVIAAFTDFNLVAFGIMGIVFGLIYIQLNPKFNMPKAVPAAAAPAGGASMDADLDDDLDDELD, from the coding sequence ATGGGATTATCAGGAATTCAAATTGTATTGCTGTTTATCGTATCTTGTATCGTAGGAATGGGAAGTGTGCTGGATTCTTTTCAGACACACAGACCGCTGATCGCATGTACACTGGTGGGAATCATTCTCGGTGATGTAAAGACCGGAGTTATGCTTGGGGGTACTCTTGAGATGATCGCCCTCGGATGGATGAACATCGGAGCGGCACAGTCTCCGGACTCCGCACTTGCCAGTGTTATTTCTACCATTCTCGTTATCGTAGGAAATCAGTCTGTATCCGCAGGAATCGCCATCGCACTTCCGGTTGCAGTTGCAGGACAGGTGCTGACCGTGCTGGCAAGAACTGTCACAATCTTTTTCCAGCATGCGGCAGATAAATATGCGGAGGATGCAAACTTTAAGATGATTGACATCTGCCATATCACCGCTCTGGCAGTTCAGGCACTTCGTGTTGCTATTCCATGTCTTTTAGTGTCTATGGTTGTCAGTCCGACAGGGGTTCAGAGTATGCTGAACATGATCCCTGACGTGATTACAACAGGGCTTTCCGTAGCCGGAGGATTTATCGTAGTTGTTGGTTATGCAATGGTGCTGAACATGATGGGAGCAAAATATCTTATGCCATTTTTCTTCCTCGGATTCGTCATTGCCGCATTCACAGACTTCAACTTAGTTGCGTTTGGTATCATGGGTATCGTATTCGGACTTATTTACATACAGTTAAATCCAAAATTTAATATGCCGAAAGCTGTTCCGGCAGCGGCTGCTCCGGCAGGAGGGGCATCCATGGATGCGGATTTAGATGACGACTTAGACGATGAATTAGATTAG
- a CDS encoding MATE family efflux transporter, protein MDTIANPMGTKKVFPLLISMAVPPMISMMIQSLYNIVDSMFAARLGVNAITAISLAYPLQNLILSVGVGLGVGINACIAMSHGTGDTKKADQAAAHGLVLAGLHALVFIAAGLLGIRAYLGMFTKDPEVLSLSSQYTYIVVLLSAGSLVHVAIEKIFQAMGNMKVPMILQGMGALINIILDPLFIFGVGIFPKMGVAGAAIATVIGQWSACLLAVFLLFRKKHTVHIRFRGFAFDRELLKKIYMVAVPSAITMSLPSILISILNGILAGISEVGIAVLGIYFKVQTFIYMPSNGLIQGMRPIISFNYGAGRDDRVKETIRDSLLVTGGIMAAGTILFVVFPVQIMGLFHAGGTLLKMGIMAFRIISIGFLFSAVGVVFSGVFEALGKGSASLAVSTLRQFFIIPVLSLFLVSRMGVNGIWVSFPAAEAAAALAAVLLYRKYSNKR, encoded by the coding sequence ATGGATACTATTGCAAACCCAATGGGTACGAAAAAGGTATTTCCTCTGCTGATTTCTATGGCCGTGCCTCCTATGATCTCAATGATGATCCAGTCGCTTTACAATATCGTAGACAGTATGTTTGCAGCCAGACTTGGTGTGAACGCTATCACTGCAATTTCACTGGCTTATCCTCTGCAAAACCTCATCTTATCCGTCGGTGTAGGACTGGGAGTGGGCATAAATGCCTGTATTGCCATGAGCCACGGAACAGGGGATACCAAAAAAGCAGATCAGGCAGCTGCCCACGGACTGGTGCTGGCCGGTCTTCATGCACTGGTTTTTATCGCTGCCGGCCTCCTGGGAATCCGTGCGTATCTTGGAATGTTTACAAAGGACCCGGAAGTCCTTTCCCTGAGCAGCCAGTATACATATATTGTCGTGCTGTTGTCTGCCGGTTCACTTGTTCATGTAGCAATAGAAAAGATTTTTCAGGCGATGGGTAATATGAAAGTGCCGATGATCCTGCAAGGGATGGGCGCCCTGATCAATATTATATTAGATCCTCTTTTTATTTTTGGGGTTGGTATCTTTCCTAAAATGGGAGTAGCAGGAGCAGCAATCGCCACAGTGATCGGACAGTGGAGCGCCTGCCTCCTCGCTGTTTTCCTCCTGTTTCGGAAGAAACATACCGTCCACATCCGGTTTCGCGGCTTTGCATTTGACCGGGAACTGCTCAAAAAGATTTATATGGTAGCAGTTCCGTCCGCCATCACCATGTCTCTGCCGTCTATATTGATCTCGATCCTGAATGGGATACTGGCCGGAATTTCAGAAGTGGGGATTGCAGTACTCGGCATTTATTTTAAAGTACAGACATTTATCTATATGCCGTCCAACGGTCTGATCCAGGGAATGAGGCCTATCATCAGTTTTAACTACGGGGCAGGAAGAGACGACAGAGTGAAAGAGACGATTCGGGACAGCCTTCTTGTCACCGGTGGGATTATGGCCGCAGGAACCATATTATTTGTTGTTTTTCCTGTGCAGATCATGGGATTGTTCCACGCTGGAGGAACGCTTCTTAAAATGGGAATCATGGCATTTAGGATCATCAGTATTGGCTTCCTGTTCTCTGCTGTGGGAGTCGTATTTTCCGGTGTCTTTGAGGCGCTGGGAAAAGGGAGCGCGTCTCTTGCCGTGTCTACACTGAGACAGTTTTTTATCATTCCGGTTCTTTCTTTATTCCTGGTTTCACGGATGGGAGTCAATGGAATTTGGGTTTCTTTTCCGGCAGCAGAGGCGGCAGCGGCTCTGGCAGCAGTCCTTTTATACCGGAAATACAGTAATAAAAGGTGA
- a CDS encoding PTS sugar transporter subunit IIA, with product MKLIIAAHGQMAQEVVNSANMVFGGIENAEAVTFVPGENADDLKQKYQNCMTEGEDVLFLVDLFGGSPYNAAFQIAAQTENTDVISGLSLPMLLDVVGIRETYEEIRPWEVYDKLGKDTYIKSCRNLLNRQNEKEEEDEL from the coding sequence ATGAAACTGATCATCGCTGCCCACGGGCAGATGGCACAGGAAGTGGTCAATTCAGCCAATATGGTTTTCGGCGGAATTGAAAATGCGGAGGCCGTTACTTTTGTTCCTGGCGAAAATGCCGACGATCTGAAACAAAAGTACCAGAACTGTATGACAGAGGGAGAAGATGTACTGTTTTTGGTGGATTTGTTCGGAGGAAGCCCCTATAATGCGGCATTTCAGATCGCAGCACAGACTGAAAACACAGATGTGATTTCCGGACTGAGCCTTCCGATGCTCCTTGATGTGGTTGGCATCAGAGAGACATATGAAGAGATTCGTCCATGGGAAGTGTATGACAAGCTTGGAAAAGACACCTACATAAAATCATGCAGAAACTTATTAAACCGGCAGAACGAAAAAGAAGAGGAGGATGAATTATAA
- a CDS encoding S8 family peptidase has protein sequence MSEETGFIDSNNREIAGIDMDEKIENQLNLSLSLTPEEREKSRDLDVGYDRQQNLWELIIRYIGEISQIPVPEGGRLEALSNEYAIAYLPEESIDAFSNLPQVIYMEKPKNLLLSDQAGIAASCILSVRDGQKGLHGDGTYVAVIDTGIDIFHPDFIDDQGNTVIETLWDQTIPGHPPEGFYEGSVYTKEEINRALKAPAAEGREIVPSRDTNGHGTHVASICAGRQGVADKSSLIVVKLGNATEQGFPRTTQLMTALEYVIRYAEAKGKPVSVNLSYGNNYGDHRGNSLLETYISQMAGQWQTAVCIGTGNEGASGRHRQGCLRQPEDVIFAVAPYEQSLNLQLWKNYVDEFRLWLQSPSGERREIQDQEGRTDYRFGTTTVYVYYGSPTPYNRLQEIYFAFVPQGSEIESGQWTIVMEPGRIVRGDYYMWLPVSAGTNEGTRFLEPSLDLTLTIPSTARSVISVGAYDVFYNSYASFSGRGDLNICMEKPDIVAPGVGILGASPGGGNTRMSGTSMATPFVTGSAALLMEWGIVRGNDPFLYGEKIKAYLQKGARELPGFSEYPNSQVGYGKLCVRESLPL, from the coding sequence ATGAGTGAGGAGACCGGGTTCATAGATTCAAATAACAGGGAAATTGCGGGGATTGATATGGACGAAAAAATAGAAAATCAGCTGAACCTTTCTCTGAGTCTGACTCCTGAAGAACGGGAGAAGAGCAGAGACTTGGATGTGGGGTATGACAGGCAGCAGAATCTGTGGGAATTGATTATCAGGTATATCGGTGAGATCAGTCAGATTCCGGTTCCGGAAGGGGGAAGGCTGGAAGCCTTGAGCAATGAATATGCCATAGCTTATCTGCCCGAGGAATCCATCGATGCTTTTTCAAACCTTCCTCAGGTTATTTATATGGAAAAGCCTAAAAATCTTCTGCTGAGTGATCAGGCGGGGATTGCCGCCTCCTGTATTCTGTCGGTAAGGGATGGACAAAAGGGGCTCCACGGCGATGGAACCTATGTGGCTGTGATCGATACGGGCATCGATATTTTTCATCCGGATTTCATTGACGACCAGGGGAATACGGTGATTGAAACTTTATGGGATCAGACGATTCCGGGGCATCCGCCGGAAGGTTTTTATGAGGGGAGTGTATATACAAAGGAAGAGATAAACCGTGCGCTGAAGGCACCGGCGGCAGAGGGCAGGGAGATTGTGCCAAGCAGAGATACGAACGGGCACGGGACCCATGTGGCTTCCATCTGTGCGGGAAGGCAGGGAGTTGCAGACAAATCCTCTCTGATTGTGGTGAAGCTTGGAAATGCGACGGAACAGGGGTTTCCCAGAACGACACAGCTGATGACGGCTCTGGAGTACGTGATCCGTTACGCTGAGGCAAAGGGAAAGCCGGTCAGCGTAAATTTAAGTTATGGGAATAATTATGGAGACCACAGAGGAAATTCCCTGCTTGAAACATATATCAGCCAGATGGCAGGTCAGTGGCAGACCGCTGTCTGCATTGGAACAGGAAACGAGGGAGCATCAGGCAGGCACAGGCAGGGATGTTTAAGGCAGCCGGAAGATGTGATCTTTGCAGTGGCGCCGTATGAACAGAGCCTGAATTTGCAGCTGTGGAAAAATTATGTGGATGAATTCAGACTGTGGCTTCAAAGTCCCTCCGGAGAGCGCAGGGAGATCCAGGACCAGGAGGGCAGGACTGACTACCGGTTTGGGACGACAACGGTTTATGTCTATTATGGTTCTCCGACTCCTTATAACAGGCTTCAGGAAATCTATTTTGCCTTTGTGCCGCAGGGCAGTGAGATCGAAAGCGGTCAGTGGACCATTGTGATGGAACCCGGAAGGATTGTCAGAGGGGACTATTACATGTGGCTGCCTGTATCCGCCGGGACCAATGAGGGAACCAGATTTTTAGAACCCAGCCTGGATCTGACACTGACGATTCCTTCTACGGCAAGAAGTGTGATATCGGTGGGAGCCTACGATGTATTTTATAATTCTTATGCATCTTTTTCCGGAAGGGGAGACTTGAATATCTGTATGGAAAAACCGGATATTGTGGCTCCTGGCGTGGGAATTCTGGGGGCAAGTCCTGGCGGGGGAAATACAAGAATGAGCGGAACTTCCATGGCAACGCCGTTTGTGACGGGCAGCGCGGCACTTTTAATGGAGTGGGGGATTGTGAGAGGGAATGATCCATTTTTATACGGAGAGAAGATTAAGGCATATCTGCAGAAGGGAGCGAGGGAACTTCCGGGATTTAGTGAGTATCCGAATTCGCAGGTGGGGTATGGGAAGCTGTGTGTGAGGGAGAGTCTGCCGTTATAA
- the modA gene encoding molybdate ABC transporter substrate-binding protein, whose product MKKQIFVMLTAAVLGAAVLSGCSSKGKNAAEKKTVTLTISAAASLTDVTKDIAEKYKEKEPNVELRFSYGSSGALQTQIEEGADADVFMSAAQKQMDALSKKNLISKKSRTDLLENKLVLIVPKGSQTSIKTFEDLADSSVKKVALGEPKAVPVGQYSEGVFQKLGILDKIKKKANYGSDVRQVLTWVESGEVDCGVVYMTDAKISKKVKVVCEAPKKAADPVIYPVAVLEDSRHQKEAQKFADYLKTDEILKLFESYGFQRIK is encoded by the coding sequence ATGAAAAAACAAATATTTGTCATGCTTACTGCCGCAGTACTGGGCGCTGCTGTTCTGTCCGGATGCAGTTCCAAAGGCAAAAATGCAGCCGAAAAAAAAACTGTCACACTGACCATTTCCGCGGCCGCCAGTCTTACGGATGTGACAAAGGACATCGCCGAGAAATATAAAGAAAAGGAACCCAATGTAGAACTCCGCTTTTCCTACGGAAGTTCCGGGGCACTTCAGACACAGATTGAAGAGGGGGCGGACGCAGACGTTTTCATGTCGGCTGCCCAAAAACAGATGGATGCTCTTTCAAAAAAGAATCTGATCAGTAAAAAATCCCGGACGGATCTGCTGGAAAACAAGCTTGTACTGATCGTACCAAAAGGCAGCCAGACATCTATTAAAACTTTTGAAGATCTGGCAGATTCAAGCGTAAAAAAAGTGGCGCTGGGTGAGCCAAAAGCAGTCCCTGTCGGACAATATTCAGAAGGAGTCTTTCAAAAACTCGGAATTTTGGATAAAATAAAGAAGAAAGCAAACTACGGAAGCGATGTCCGCCAGGTCCTCACCTGGGTAGAAAGCGGCGAAGTGGACTGCGGAGTCGTCTATATGACAGATGCGAAAATATCGAAAAAGGTCAAAGTAGTCTGTGAGGCTCCAAAGAAAGCCGCCGATCCTGTGATCTATCCGGTGGCCGTGTTAGAAGACAGCAGGCATCAGAAAGAAGCCCAGAAGTTTGCAGATTACTTAAAAACCGATGAAATACTGAAGCTGTTTGAGTCTTACGGCTTCCAAAGGATAAAATAA